Genomic DNA from Anaerolineae bacterium:
GCAGCGAGCAGATACAGGTTTCTGTTTCTGGCGCTGATAGACTTTCATCCAGATGGTGGCAGGTTTTACCGGTGAGTGATCATGGGATATCGATCTTCCGGGCAGAGCGGCCCGCCGGCATGGCTGGTGATCCTGGTCGGGGCGGCGCTGGTCTTTGGGGGATATTTCATCTGGATTGGCGTGCGCAACTACATGCGCGGCACTTTTGCGGCGGTGACTCCGCTTACACCTGCCGCACAAACGCCGGTGGCAACCGGATTGCTGCCAACGGATTTACCGCGCTTCACGCCGGTTCCTACGCGAACGCCAGTACCACCCTGCCAGGAGTTCCGGGTGGTTGTGCCGGAGGCAATCGTACGCGAATGCGCCAGCACGCGCTGCGCTGTGGCCGGCACCCGGCGCGAAGGAGAGGTCATCTGTGTGCTGGAGCGCGACTACATGGCCAGTGACTGGTTCATTGTCGATCTGGATGACAGCCAGTTTTTTACGACTCTAGGCTATATGCACGAGAGTCTGTTGCAGCCCGTCAACCCAACACCGACCCCCTCGATCACCAGCACGCCTCTGCCAACGCTGACACCATTGCCATCTAATACACCGCTGCCGACACCGGCACCAAGCAATACGCCAGACCTGGCCACTCCTGCCACACCAACGCCGAGCTTCACCCCTTCGCCCACGCCGCCGTTGGTCAGCGGCTGAGGTAGATGATCGCCGGATAGTCCGCGTGGGGCTTGGCAATACAGGAGCAAGGAGAATAGCCGACTGCATGGGTGACGCTGGCCTGCCACTTGACCAGGTGCTTGAAGGGGACTGCATCGAGGTGCTTAACAGGCTCCCGGAGCGGTCGGTTGACCTGATCTTCGCCGATCCGCCGTACAACCTGCAGCTCCAGCGGGCGCTGTGGCGTCCCAACCTGACACAGGTTGACGCCGTAGACGATGACTGGGATCGCTTTGAGAGCTTTGCAGCGTATGACGCTTTTACCCACGACTGGTTGACAGCCTGCCGGCGTGTGCTCAAGGATACCGGTACGCTGTGGGTGATCGGCAGTTATCACAACATCTACCGGATTGGCACGATCCTCCTTGATCTGGGCTTCTGGATCCTGAATGACATTGTCTGGCTGAAGACCAACCCCATGCCTCAGTTCCGGGGAGTGCGCTTTGCCAATGCTCACGAAACCCTGTTGTGGGTGCAGAAGCATAAAGGCGCGCGTTATACGTTCAATTACCGGGCGATGAAAGCGCTTAATGGCGACCTGCAAATGCGCAGCGACTGGGCGCTGCCCATCTGCAGCGGCAAAGAACGCCTGAAGGTGGACGGCAGAAAAGCTCATGCTACACAGAAGCCTGAAGCGCTGCTCTACCGGGTGATCCTGGCCAGTTCGAATCCCGGCGATGTGGTGCTGGATCCGTTTTTTGGTACGGGGACAACTGGCGCAGTCGCCAAGCGGCTGGGCCGCCACTGGATCGGGATTGAGCGCGATCCGGATTATGTACGGCTGGCACGGGAACGGATCGCGGCCGTCGAGGCAGTGCGGGATTTGGAAGGTATCCTGGCCTCCCGGGAACGGCGTGCTTTACCGCGCGTGCCATTCGGCGCCCTTCTGGAGCATGGCCTGCTCACCCCGGGGCAGGAACTCTACTTCGATGGCCGGGCTGACCGGGCGGCGCTGGTGCTGGCCAGCGGCCATGTTCGCTGCGGCGAGTTGACTGGTTCGATCCACCAGGTTGCGCGGCATCTGGCAGGCGGCCCGTGCAATGGCTGGGAGCACTGGTATTATCGCCGGGCTGGCAGCGACGACCTGACCCCGATCAATGCCCTGCGGGATCAGTTGCGAACTATCAACAGCATCGAGGGTGAGGAACATAGCAGCACATAACCCGTGACGCTGCGTTTGCCGATCGCTGTACTCAGCCGCGGTTGGAGAGGGCAAGCGCGGCCTCGCGCAATGCGTCCCGGTTAGGAATGCCGCTGTGCTGTTGGATCAGATTACCCTGTCCATCGAACAGCAAAAAGACCGGCACAGCACGCACACCATAGCGCCGGGCAAGCTCACGCCCCGGCCCATTCAGAATATCCAGCCGCAACACTTCCACTTTTCCGCGCAGGTCGGCTTCTAGCCCATCCACGATAGGCTTGGCGATCAGGCACTGCGTTCAAAGATTGGAATAGAGTTCCACGATCACCGGCTGACCGGCGGAAATTCGTGCCTCCAGAGCATCGATAGTCTCAATGGGCGAAGGGCGTGTGCCCAGGACAAGCTGGGCCAGGCCGAACAGGATCAGCAGGGCCAGCAGGAAGGCCAGATTAGGGTGACGGTGAATGAATCGGCGCAGACGAGCCAGCATATATCAGTCTTTCGTGTAGTGAGATAAAACAGGTATCCTGTAAAGTTGGATGCTACCTGGTAGCCGGATGTTACATCTGGTGCAGCCAGCGGCGGAAGCGGCGCAATTCAATCGCCTGCTCCAGGCGCCGGGTCAATGGAAACAGGCGGTCCGCCAGCAGCAGTGCCATAAACAGACGGGATGGGTGTACAGCCTGTTGATCGCGCTCGATCCCGCGCAGGATGCACCGGGCGACGTGTTCGGCGTTCTGGGTAGGCCAGGGGTAGGGCGCGTCTTTGCCGCGGGCTGAACGGTGGAAAAAGCCAGTTCGGGTGCCAATCGGATACACCAGCAGCAACCGCGCCGGATCGTCCAGTTCCAGCCGGTAGCCTTCGGCGAAGCGATCCAGCGCTGCTTTGGTGGCGCTGTAGATGGCATATCCCGGTATAGCCAGGCGAGCCATTGCTGAGGCCACCATGACGACTTTATACGGACGGTCGCGGTTAATCTCCCTCATGCGGACAGCGGCATAGATCGGCCCCAGGGTATTGACTTCAAAGATGCGCGCCAGCCGATCCCATTCCGCCTGTTCCAGCTTTT
This window encodes:
- a CDS encoding thioredoxin family protein, with product MDGLEADLRGKVEVLRLDILNGPGRELARRYGVRAVPVFLLFDGQGNLIQQHSGIPNRDALREAALALSNRG
- a CDS encoding SDR family NAD(P)-dependent oxidoreductase — its product is MQIDQSQIILTGAASGIGRALLGLLVDHPCRVIAVDIQPDRLEDAIRAAGGQAEVIPYVGDMGNAQDIDALFDLALSALGGIDLLIACAGFAYYEKLEQAEWDRLARIFEVNTLGPIYAAVRMREINRDRPYKVVMVASAMARLAIPGYAIYSATKAALDRFAEGYRLELDDPARLLLVYPIGTRTGFFHRSARGKDAPYPWPTQNAEHVARCILRGIERDQQAVHPSRLFMALLLADRLFPLTRRLEQAIELRRFRRWLHQM
- a CDS encoding site-specific DNA-methyltransferase gives rise to the protein MGDAGLPLDQVLEGDCIEVLNRLPERSVDLIFADPPYNLQLQRALWRPNLTQVDAVDDDWDRFESFAAYDAFTHDWLTACRRVLKDTGTLWVIGSYHNIYRIGTILLDLGFWILNDIVWLKTNPMPQFRGVRFANAHETLLWVQKHKGARYTFNYRAMKALNGDLQMRSDWALPICSGKERLKVDGRKAHATQKPEALLYRVILASSNPGDVVLDPFFGTGTTGAVAKRLGRHWIGIERDPDYVRLARERIAAVEAVRDLEGILASRERRALPRVPFGALLEHGLLTPGQELYFDGRADRAALVLASGHVRCGELTGSIHQVARHLAGGPCNGWEHWYYRRAGSDDLTPINALRDQLRTINSIEGEEHSST